The region TCAGTTATTCAGGCGCGTACGTCCCGAATCTCTTGCGGAACTTTGAGAGTCGAGCCTTTGCTACCACCCAACTATTTTTTGAGCGCGTAGCCTTGCAATAAGCAAGATAAACATCTACTAGTGCATCCAGTGTGCGCGGCTTTTCTTGCTCATGCGGCGAGTTTGAAGTAATGGGCAGCTTAGTTCCGGTCAGACTATGGAACTTTTCCCATGCTGTTTTTTCGTCTTTGCCGAGATTGATTTGCTTGCCTTGATGGTAAACAAACCAACAGTCTCGATCGGATGTGAACCAAGGTTTTGCTTTCCGTGCCATGATTCTATGCCGTTGGCACAGAACCCGACGCGATGCCCTGCCAGTTGCCCTAGGCGTAAGTCCCTACAGTGTAAAGACTTCTGAATATGCCCGGCAGGATTTGAACCTGCAACCTTTAGCTCCGGAGGCTAACGCTCTATCCAATTGAGCTACGGGCACGTCTTATCTCAAGTATTGTTTCGATTGTGAACGCTGTGTCAAGCGGGTGGTGGGCAGTTGGTAAGGCAGGTCGAGCGGAAAAACGGGCAGGAGTGGCTGAGAACCAAAGGCAGTGAGGGAAGGGAGGAAGCGGTGAGCGCTGAGGAGGGGGTCAGCGCCCACCGGGACGCGTTCGGTCAGGATGAGGATTCCGAGGTTCCAAGTCGGCGCAGGGGGGTGTCGGAGAGCCAGCGTCGTAGGGTGATGAACCAGGAAACGCCCATGTAAAAGGCGGGGTAAAACAGTGAGATCAGGGTCAGGGTCCGGATCTCGGTCGTCCAGACGGGGGGCGAGTCGGACGGCATTCGCCAGAGGATCCAGATCAAGAGGAAGGTCCAGGGAACGGCCAGAAAGTTGCTCAGCATGTTGAGCCGTCCCGGCTGTGAGGGGTAAAGGTAGCGGCTCGGGATGAACGTCAAGAATCCGAACAGAATGAGGGTTGCCAGAGCCGCCCACTCGGGGATGGGAAGGACGTAAAGGTAAAAGGCGACGACATTCCAGTGAGAAGGGAAGCCGAGGAAATAGCCGTCGTCGGTCTTGGCCTCGACCTGGCAAAAGCCATAGGCGCTGGCCAGCAGCGGAAGCAAGAGCCAGGCTTCCAGGCCGGCGGGCAGAATCTCGGCTCGCCAGATGAGCAGCAGAGGCAGAAACGTGTAGGTCAGGAAGTCGGTCAGATCGTCGAGCTTTCGGCCGTCGAAGTTCGGCAAGACGCGTTTCACACCGACACCTCGGGCCATCGTGCCGTCGGTGGCGTCGACGAGGGTGGCGAGAAGCATCAAGGCGAACGACCAGCGGAACGCGTCGGCATCGCCTCGCACCAGAAGCACGGCGATGGAGGCGGCGATTACCAGACCGAGGGCCGTGTAGAGATGCACGCCCCAGGCCATGACGGTGCGGATCGGGTCTCCGGCACCCGGACGGCGCTGGTCGGCGTTTGGCTCGTCGGTGGTCAAGTTCTCTCCCATCAAGGATTCTCGGGATGTCATCCTCGTTCGCCTCCCTCAGGATCAAGCACCATCGTCGCCGGCGCGAGTGTGACGGGCGCGCGGTGGGTTTCCAGAACGCCGGTCTTGTGTCGGCGGACCAGCCAGTAATACGATCCCCCGGCCAGTAGCATGGCGGCCGTCGCCAGCGGGGCACTGTAACGCCGGGCCGTTTCGGTTCCGTAAATTTCCGAGCGGGGCCAGGACAGGTTCACGATCACGAAAATGCCCCAGACCACAGCCAGGAAGTTGACAAGCAGCCCCCATCGTCCCATCGAGAAGGCATCGGAGAAGTGGTGCGGGTGAGCCCCCCGATACGCCTTGCGGAGCCGCCGAGACAGCAGCGGCGCCGTTACCAGCAAATACGCAAGGTTCGCCCAGACAATCGCCACCGAGGCCATAACCTCGATCACCTGCGGGTAGTTGACGTTAACCACCAGCATCAGGATGGCGCACGCTCCGAGGAACACGGCCGGCCAAGTGGGTGTCCGAGACGTCTCGGAGATATGGGCGAGGGTCTCGGAGAACGGCAGGTTGTTATCCCTCGCCATCGCGAACATCAACCGAACAGCTGCGGCGTGCACGGTCAGGGTGCAGACGGTAATGGCCACGACCAGCAGGCAAAGCAAGGGGCGGCCCAGCCGTTCTCCCAGCACTTGCTTGATCACATACGGCATGCCGCCACTGACCATTCCGAGCTGTGGGTCGGCCGGATTCTCGACGGCGCAGAGGGCGGTGACAATCAGCAAGGCTCCGACCAGACCGACTGAGCCCAGCGCGAGCAAGATTGCTCGCGGAGCACGGCGTCTCGGGTTGTCGGTTTCCTCGGCGAGCGATCCAGCGGTGTCGAAGCCGTACATCACATAAGTTGCCGGCAAGGCCGCGGCCAGAAACGCGCCAAGAATGCCCAGCGATCGCCCTTCTCCCAGGCCCTCGACGTTGAGGACGATGGCCGGCCCCCGCCGCGCCGCGAAGGCCATCAAGGCCACAAGCAAGATCGCTCCAACGATCTCGGCAAAGACCCCCGCATTGTTGATTCGGGAGAGCAATCGAACGCCGACCGAATTCACAATCGTGCTGAAGACAATCAGGATGCAACCGAGGAGTACGGCGTTCTTCGCGGCGTCTTCCGCATTGGCGGCCGAACCAATGATCTGAAATCCGGACCAAAGCTGCGGCAGCGTGATCTGGAGCGCCAGGGCGACCGCGGCCAACGTAATGCCCGAGCATGCCAGATACACCCAGCCGGCCATCCAGCCCACACCCGCCGATCCAATGTGCTTGGACCACTGGTAAACCCCCCCGGACAGGGGATACCGGGCCGCCAGTTCGGCAAAGCAGAGCGCCACCAGGAACTGCCCGAGAAAGACCGTCGGCCAGGTCCAGAAGAAGGCCGGTCCACCTGCGGCGTAGCCCATGTAAAAGAGCTGAGGCAGGCCGGTCAGGATTGACAGATACGAGAAGCCGACGGCAAACGAGGAGAAGCTCCCCAGGGTCCGGTCAAGCTTCTGCCGGTACCCGAAGCCGGCCAGTTCGTGGGTGTCTTCGGTGTGTGCCTCCTGAGACACGCGGGAGATCCTCGTCACAGGTCATTCGGGGAGTACAAACGATGAACGCGGCAAGAAGGAACCATAACGTTTTAGCATAGACTGCGTCAGATTGCGCGACGAGTTGTTCGCGCGCACGTCCTTTGCCAGCAACCTTGAGGTCTCCCCTCCCTCGGTGTTGATTGCTCACTAAACCCTTACGACCCAGTTGAGCGGAACCCTTGCGGAGCCGGGGAATGCGTTTTACGATTGATTGGGTTGATTTCGGATTGTCTTGCAGTTCAATGATTGGTCGCATTGGGCACGGGTATGCCGCACCTGTCGGTGCTCTTTAAAATTTGGCTGCTGTTTCGGATCGTGGTCTGTCCCTGTTTGACAGGGGAGAATTTTCACGACTGGTCGTCGCTTGCCTTTTACCGATGGGCAGGAGCGGCCACGATTCCCTCAGATGACCTGTCTGATCCCTTCTCGGTGCCCGACTTCGGGCCCTGTCTCTGCGACGGCGCCCTCACGTCGACCTGCTCCCCTTGTTGGATCAACGACCGCTCCGGCGAGTTTCTGGACGAGTGGGCGATTCCTCTGGTCCGATCTGTCGATCTCGCTGTCGCCCATCTCAATGAGCGTCTTGTCATCGCGACGCGCCGAAACAGTGCGCTCTCCGTGCGCGCGATGCTGCAGAATTTCCGCTGCTAGACGCGGCTCCTCCCCTTTCTTCCCGCGAATCCCGGCATCCGCTCCGATGCAGGGGCTTTTCGCTCGTCGGGATCTGTTCCCCCCTTTCCCGATACCCGGGTCTCGATCGTCACGCCGATCGCTCCAGGTCTCGCGTCTGGTGATCGGCAGTTGAAGCGCCTTCCCCACCCGAGACATTCTCCGGACCCAAAAGGACCTTTGTCATGAGTCGCATGTTCTCATGGCTCGGCAACCTGATTGCCTATGCCGTGATCGCTGTCATCTTGCTCGCGGTGCTTCGACCGGATCTGGTCGAGATTCCAAGCCTCTGGAGCATGCTGGGCGAGCCCGAATCCGAGGCCGAGGAAACAACCGGCATGATCGTCGTCGAGGATGCCACGTCAGAGGATGAAGACACAGAGTCGACCTCGTCTGCGAGCAGCGACACCCCGCAGTATCACACCGCCGTCCGGCTTTCGTCTCCGGAGGTAGCGCAACGCATCGGTATGCAAACGGCGACGGCCGAACGCCGAACGCTCGTCGAACGTGTCGAGGGGAACGCCGAGACGGAATATGACGGCCACCGCTATGCCGAGATCGTCCCTCGGGTTGCCTGCGTGGTCCGGGAGGTGTTGGCGGATCACGGGACCAAATGTCAGCCCGGAGATCGCCTGGCCGTGGTGGATTCGGCAGAGGTCGGAACGGCGAAGGCCAATTACCTCTCCGCCCGAGCCATGGCGGAGTTGGCCGAGGCGACCCTGGAACGCACGATCACCCTCTCGGCCAGCGACGCGCTCCCGAAGGCCCGGGAACTCGAAGCCCGAGCCACCTTGAACACGGCCCGAGCCGACCTGCTCGGAGCCACTCAACGGCTTCGCAATTTCGGGTTCACCGAAGCGGATCTCGACCAAATTGCCGCAACGAACGACACCTCCTCCCTGCTAGACGTGATTGCCCCGATCGAAGGGACCATCGTCGATGTTCATGCCGTGATCGGCGAAGCGTTGGAGCCGAGAACGGTCATGTTCCTCCTCACGGACCTCTCGACCCTCTGGGCCTGGATCGACGTCCCCGAGGCCGAATACAGCCTGGTCAGCCGGGGGCAATCGGTGACCTTCGACACAAAGGTCGGATCCGAGTCCCCATCCGAGGGAATAGTCGAATGGGTCGATACGTCGATCGATCCGGTGACACGCACCGTTCGCGTGCTCGCCGAGTTGGAGAATCCCGAGGGACGGCTCCGAGCCAAGCAGTTTGGCTGGGGTTCAATCGCGGTGGCCAAGCCCCGGGAATCGGTGGTCATCCCGCGAGAGGCGGTGCAGGTGGTTGCCCCGGGCACAACGGTCGTCTTCCTCGACCACGCCGACGGCTCCTTTCTCCCCCGTCAAGTGGAGATTCGGTCGATCCGGGAGCCTGGCATGGTGGAAGTTGTGCAAGGTCTGCAACCGGGGGAAACGGTGGTCACCACGGGGGCCTTCTTCCTGATGTCGGAACTTCGCCGCGAGGAAATGGCGGGCGACTGATCATGTGATGTTTCGAACCGGCCTCCTGCCAGGACCTCCCCCATGCTCAATGCACTGATCAATGCAAGTTTGAATAACCGTTTTTTCATCTTGATGGCAACGCTGATCCTCGTGCTCGTGGGGGTGAATTCGGCGTTGAAGTTACCGCTTGACGCCTTCCCGGACACGACGCCGAACCAGGTGCAGATCAACACCGTGGCCCCCGCGCTGTCTCCAGAGCAGATCGAGCTGCTGGTGACTTACCCGGTCGAGCTTTCGCTCGGAGGGCTGAAGGGACTTCAGGAGGTCCGATCGGTTTCGAAGTTCGGCCTCTCGCAGGTGGTGGCGATCTTCGACGACTCGACGAACATCTACTTCGCTCGCCAGCAAATCACCGAACGACTCACCGGCTTGAAGTTGCCCGAGGGGATCGAGCCTCCTGAGATGGGGCCGGTCGCCACGGGCCTGGGAGAAATCTTTCACTATTACCTCGAAAGTCATGTTTACGATCTCACCGAATTGCGAACGTTGCACGACTGGGTCGTCCGCCCTCGATTAATGCGGGTGGATGGGATTGCCGAGGTCAACACGCTCGGCGGCCTGGCCAAGCAGTACGAGGTCCAGATCGACCCGTCCTTGCTGGCGAAGTACAACCTGACCTTCGACGACATCTCACAAACACTCCAAGAGAACAACCAGAATGTCGGCGGCGGCCCAGTCGACCAGGGGGGACAGATTGCCCTGATTCAGGGGGTCGGCCTTGTCCAATCGACGGAAGAGATCGCCGACCTCGTCATTACTTCGGTCGAAGGGGTCCCAATTCGAATCCGGGACGTGGCCAACGTGACCATCGGCCATGCGATCCGCCGGGGAGGCACCACGGCCGAGGGCCAGGGAGAGGTCGTGCTCGGGCTCGCCTTCATGCGAATGGGCGAGAATTCGAGAGACGTCACCCTGGCCATCGAGGCGGCGATGGACGAGGTCCGCAAACTCCTGCCCGAAGGGGTCGAAGTCGTCGTCGTTTACCGACGGACCGACTTGATCAACCGAGTCTTGCACACGGTCGAGGCAAATCTGTTCGAGGGGGCGATTCTCGTCATCGCCGTCCTGTTTGCCTTTCTCGGGAACCTGCGAGCCGGTCTGATCGTTGCCTCGGCGATCCCGCTTTCCATGATCTTCGCGCTGTCGATGATGCAGCGGGTCGGGATCGCCGGCAGCCTGATGAGCCTCGGGGCGATCGACTTCGGTCTGGTGGTGGATAGCTCGGTGGTAATGGTCGAAAACTGCGTCCGCCGGCTCTCGGAAGACCGTACCAACCGCTCGAAAATCGAAATCGTGCGGCAAGCGGCCATCGAGGTCCGCAAGCCCACCATGTTCGGCGAACTGATCATTATCATTGTATATCTGCCGATCTTGACGCTTGAAGGGGTCGAGGGGAAGCTGTTCCGTCCGATGGCCCTGACGGTGGTCTTCGCCCTGGTCGGCTCCATGATCCTCTCACTCACCCTGATGCCGGTCCTCGCCTCGCTCGGCCTGTCCAAAGGGAAGGAGGAGAAGGAAACGATCCTCGACCGCATCGCCCTCTGGGTCTACCGGCCGATCCTTCGTCTCTCGCTGAAGAACCCTCTCACAACCCTTCTGGCCGCCGTGACCCTGATGGCGGTGATGATTCGGCTGGCCCTCGGGCTCGGCTCGGAGTTCATCCCCCGGCTCGGCGAAGGGGCAATCGTCTTCAACACCGTCCGCTTGGCGAGCGTCAGTTACGACGAGTCGCAACGCTACGGCACCGAACTGGAACGGATCCTCCTGGAGGAGTTCCCCGACGAGATCGACCACATCTGGACCCGGATCGGCACCGCCGAGGTCGCGACCGACCCCATGGGCCTGGAGCTGAGCGACGTCTTCGTCACGCTCCGGCCGAGGGAGAAGTGGATCCGGGCTTCGACCCAGGAAGAACTCGTGGATGCAATGGCCGACGTCGTCGAGCAATTGCCCGGCAACGATGCGGTCTTCAGCCAACCGATCGAGCAGCGGATCAATGAGATGATCGCCGGCATCCGCGCCGATCTCGGTGTCAAACTTTTCGGTGACGATCTGGAGGTGCTTCAGGCGAAAGCGGGCGAGATTGCCGAGATTCTGGAAGCGATCCCTGGGGCGGCCGACGTCAGCGTCGAACAGGTGACCGGGTTGCCGGTGCTCCGTATCGTCGTTGATCGGTCGGCCCTGGCCCGACACGGAGTCCCGGGGCGCGTGGTCCTCGATGCGGTTCGGGCCGTCGGGGGCATCCCCGTCGGCGAGATTTATGCCGAGGAAGGAGGACGCCGCTTCCCCCTGGTCATCCGCTTGCCCCAACGGTACCGCGATCATCCCGATGCCTTGCAAGCGATCCTCATCCCGACCGCCTCCGGGGCTCGCATCCCCCTGGATCGGCTCGTTCGCTTCGAGGAGACGGTCGGCCCATCAACCATCCAGCGCGACTGGGGCCAACGTCGAATCGTCGTGCAATCGAACGTTCGCGGCCGTGATCTCGGGTCGTTCGTCGAGGAGGCCCAACGTCGGATCGAGGACGAACTGACCCTGCCCGTCGGCTACTCCATCACCTGGGGAGGTCAGTTCGAGAACCTGATCCGGGCCCGGAACCGGCTATACCTGGTCGTTCCACTGGCGCTCGGGCTGACGCTGAGCCTGCTCTACCTAACGTTCGGCTCGGCCCGAGATGCGGCCTTGATCTTCACCGGAGTGCTCTTTGCGTCGAGCGGGGGAGTCTTCGGACTTTGGTCACGAGGCATGCCGTTTACCATCTCGGCAGGGGTGGGCTTCATTGCACTTTCCGGGGCCTCGATGCTGATGGGTCTGGTCCTCGTCAACGCGATTCGACATCGCATTGACAGTGGTGTCCCGAAAGATCAGGCGATCCGAGAGGCCGCGCTGGAGCGCTTACGGCCGGTCTTGATGACCGGGACGGTTGCCCTCCTGGGGTTCTTGCCCATGGCGACCTCCGAGCGATTCGGTGCCGAGGTGCAACGTCCGCTGGCCACGGTCGTCGTCGCCGGGATGGGATTCAGCACCTTGACCACCATGGTCGTGCTGCCAATCCTCTACTCGCTCCTGGGACAGGGGCCTCGAAACGACCCCCACGATGCTCCCGAACCCGGGTCCGAGCCAGGCGCAGGGCCCTCTGCCAGCCCTTGAGGGATGGCCCGTTTCGACCATTTCCCGCTGCTCGCCCCAATCCGTGACTGGAGGAGATCGCTCGGACTCAGGACAGCAATCCTCACGGTAAGACCCGCTGGCCGACCGCTGTGTTCAGGGCGAGCATGCTTCGACGGTGTCGAACAAGCAGATCGCGCCAGCGGCGGATCACATCGTTGTATTCGCGTCGAACGTTGAGGTAGGCTACCGCGTCGATCTCGCCGCTGGAGAACAGACGGTCGGTCGATTCCAGAATCTGCTCCGCGGCCGGAAGCTGCTCGGCCTCGACGCGACGCAGGACAGACCGAGAGTTATGGAACTCTTGTTCCGCCTGACGAACTTCAACCACCACTTGCTGGACGATCGCGTCGTATTCCGAACGACTCTGTGAGAAGTTGACCCGTGCCCGCTGGATATTCCCCTGGTTCCGGTTGAAGACCGGCAAGGGAATGGTGATCCCTAATGCCCAGGAGGTCGCTCCCGGCAAGTCAAAGGGGGAATTATCCTGATAGGTAAACGGTTGATAAAGCAAGAAGACATCCGATAACCGATTGGCCACTTCCAGATCAACCTGCGCCTTCGCCCGATCGATCCCGAGCCGATAGGCCAGCAAGTCAGGACGGGCGGCCAGGGCCAGCTCGGTCAGTTCTTCAATGGTGGGAGGGGCGGCGATCGGATCGACCAGTTGCCCCTCGACCGGCATGTCTTCGGCCTCTGCCGGATGGATTGCCAGCAGCGAGCCGAGCGTCCGCTTGGTTCTTCGAAGTGCCTCCTCACTGTCGGCCAGGGCAATCTCGGCGTCGGTTTGCTGAATCCGAACGCGATTGACGTCGGCTTCGGTCTGAAGCCCTTGCTCGCGGAGCGTCTCGGTCAGTTCGAGCACCCGCTCCAGCCCTCGCGCACCGGCTTCGGCCAGTCGTACCGTCTCTCGGGCCGCAAGCACGTCGACAAAGGCAATCGAAAGATTGTCGATCTCTCGACGCACCGCATCCTGATACTGAGCCTCGATCACACTGAAAACCCGGCTGGCAAATCGGATTCGTGCCCGTCGCTTTCCGGTCAAATCGAGGGGATACGAAATGTTCAGATCGTATTGAGTCTGCCCCCCGGGCCGCGCATCGGTGTAGGGCTGATACGGAATCATCTGCGCGTCAGTGAAGAGGATCGGATTGGCCCGCAAGCCCGCCGTGAGCACGTCGGCCTCGGCCTGCGGCAACTCAAACGAGAGGGCTCGCAGGGTCGGATTGACCTCCATCAGGCGCTGAATGGCCTGGTCGAGCGTCAGCGCGTTCGGATCGAACGGAGCATCGGGGTCGGTGGGCAACTCCAGCGTGCCATAAAGCGGCATCGCGGCGATCGGCAACTCAGGAAGCGGCAGCACCCGTTCCAGCCCCGGAGGCGCGAGGCTCGATTCCGGCGTGGTGATCGAGAAGGGTACACGAGGCGTTCCCGGCCCCGGTCGATTGCCGATCGTCCCCTCCAGGCCTGGCCGATCCGACGGCATTTGTGTCGTCATCGACCCGGGGGCTCGCCCCAGCGTCGACTCTTGCAACCCCTGACCAAAGCTGGTGGGTGGCTCGGTCGCCTGCTGCGCCTTGGCCCCGTGCGTCGCCGGAATCACCGCCAGCATCAGCACAGTGCCGAGAATGGTGAAGCGGGTGATCATGAGTCTTTCGATGGCGAGCGCCACCCTCGAATCGGGACACCACACGTGTGTTCGGCCGTGAGATGCGTGCGAATCAGCGCGTCTGGGGTCGAGATGACCCCCACCGTTTCATACACGGCTCGCGGCGAAGCACTCGCACCGGCATCGGGCTCGTTCCGGAGCGTCATACCGATGTTTTCGGCAGAATCGTCCTGAATCCTGCATCCCTTACGTCGCGATTCTCGCGCTCAACACCGCAGCCGACGTTGAAGGCAATCGACGCCGACTGTCGGGAAGATCTCAAAAAAGTTCTCTGGTCGGTCGGGACCCCCATGCCTACAGTTTGCGTCTTGCACTCTCAAGGAGGAGAGTTATGCCTGCGATTCCGCCGCGTTTTCGATGCACACGGATGCTCCATCCGCAATTTCGCCTGTGTGCCCTTGTGATCCTTGGGCTCACCCTGGCTGACTCTGCAATCGGGCAG is a window of Tautonia rosea DNA encoding:
- a CDS encoding efflux RND transporter permease subunit gives rise to the protein MLNALINASLNNRFFILMATLILVLVGVNSALKLPLDAFPDTTPNQVQINTVAPALSPEQIELLVTYPVELSLGGLKGLQEVRSVSKFGLSQVVAIFDDSTNIYFARQQITERLTGLKLPEGIEPPEMGPVATGLGEIFHYYLESHVYDLTELRTLHDWVVRPRLMRVDGIAEVNTLGGLAKQYEVQIDPSLLAKYNLTFDDISQTLQENNQNVGGGPVDQGGQIALIQGVGLVQSTEEIADLVITSVEGVPIRIRDVANVTIGHAIRRGGTTAEGQGEVVLGLAFMRMGENSRDVTLAIEAAMDEVRKLLPEGVEVVVVYRRTDLINRVLHTVEANLFEGAILVIAVLFAFLGNLRAGLIVASAIPLSMIFALSMMQRVGIAGSLMSLGAIDFGLVVDSSVVMVENCVRRLSEDRTNRSKIEIVRQAAIEVRKPTMFGELIIIIVYLPILTLEGVEGKLFRPMALTVVFALVGSMILSLTLMPVLASLGLSKGKEEKETILDRIALWVYRPILRLSLKNPLTTLLAAVTLMAVMIRLALGLGSEFIPRLGEGAIVFNTVRLASVSYDESQRYGTELERILLEEFPDEIDHIWTRIGTAEVATDPMGLELSDVFVTLRPREKWIRASTQEELVDAMADVVEQLPGNDAVFSQPIEQRINEMIAGIRADLGVKLFGDDLEVLQAKAGEIAEILEAIPGAADVSVEQVTGLPVLRIVVDRSALARHGVPGRVVLDAVRAVGGIPVGEIYAEEGGRRFPLVIRLPQRYRDHPDALQAILIPTASGARIPLDRLVRFEETVGPSTIQRDWGQRRIVVQSNVRGRDLGSFVEEAQRRIEDELTLPVGYSITWGGQFENLIRARNRLYLVVPLALGLTLSLLYLTFGSARDAALIFTGVLFASSGGVFGLWSRGMPFTISAGVGFIALSGASMLMGLVLVNAIRHRIDSGVPKDQAIREAALERLRPVLMTGTVALLGFLPMATSERFGAEVQRPLATVVVAGMGFSTLTTMVVLPILYSLLGQGPRNDPHDAPEPGSEPGAGPSASP
- a CDS encoding efflux RND transporter periplasmic adaptor subunit, with amino-acid sequence MSRMFSWLGNLIAYAVIAVILLAVLRPDLVEIPSLWSMLGEPESEAEETTGMIVVEDATSEDEDTESTSSASSDTPQYHTAVRLSSPEVAQRIGMQTATAERRTLVERVEGNAETEYDGHRYAEIVPRVACVVREVLADHGTKCQPGDRLAVVDSAEVGTAKANYLSARAMAELAEATLERTITLSASDALPKARELEARATLNTARADLLGATQRLRNFGFTEADLDQIAATNDTSSLLDVIAPIEGTIVDVHAVIGEALEPRTVMFLLTDLSTLWAWIDVPEAEYSLVSRGQSVTFDTKVGSESPSEGIVEWVDTSIDPVTRTVRVLAELENPEGRLRAKQFGWGSIAVAKPRESVVIPREAVQVVAPGTTVVFLDHADGSFLPRQVEIRSIREPGMVEVVQGLQPGETVVTTGAFFLMSELRREEMAGD
- a CDS encoding CDP-alcohol phosphatidyltransferase family protein, whose protein sequence is MTSRESLMGENLTTDEPNADQRRPGAGDPIRTVMAWGVHLYTALGLVIAASIAVLLVRGDADAFRWSFALMLLATLVDATDGTMARGVGVKRVLPNFDGRKLDDLTDFLTYTFLPLLLIWRAEILPAGLEAWLLLPLLASAYGFCQVEAKTDDGYFLGFPSHWNVVAFYLYVLPIPEWAALATLILFGFLTFIPSRYLYPSQPGRLNMLSNFLAVPWTFLLIWILWRMPSDSPPVWTTEIRTLTLISLFYPAFYMGVSWFITLRRWLSDTPLRRLGTSESSS
- a CDS encoding TolC family protein, which encodes MITRFTILGTVLMLAVIPATHGAKAQQATEPPTSFGQGLQESTLGRAPGSMTTQMPSDRPGLEGTIGNRPGPGTPRVPFSITTPESSLAPPGLERVLPLPELPIAAMPLYGTLELPTDPDAPFDPNALTLDQAIQRLMEVNPTLRALSFELPQAEADVLTAGLRANPILFTDAQMIPYQPYTDARPGGQTQYDLNISYPLDLTGKRRARIRFASRVFSVIEAQYQDAVRREIDNLSIAFVDVLAARETVRLAEAGARGLERVLELTETLREQGLQTEADVNRVRIQQTDAEIALADSEEALRRTKRTLGSLLAIHPAEAEDMPVEGQLVDPIAAPPTIEELTELALAARPDLLAYRLGIDRAKAQVDLEVANRLSDVFLLYQPFTYQDNSPFDLPGATSWALGITIPLPVFNRNQGNIQRARVNFSQSRSEYDAIVQQVVVEVRQAEQEFHNSRSVLRRVEAEQLPAAEQILESTDRLFSSGEIDAVAYLNVRREYNDVIRRWRDLLVRHRRSMLALNTAVGQRVLP
- a CDS encoding amino acid permease, with protein sequence MSQEAHTEDTHELAGFGYRQKLDRTLGSFSSFAVGFSYLSILTGLPQLFYMGYAAGGPAFFWTWPTVFLGQFLVALCFAELAARYPLSGGVYQWSKHIGSAGVGWMAGWVYLACSGITLAAVALALQITLPQLWSGFQIIGSAANAEDAAKNAVLLGCILIVFSTIVNSVGVRLLSRINNAGVFAEIVGAILLVALMAFAARRGPAIVLNVEGLGEGRSLGILGAFLAAALPATYVMYGFDTAGSLAEETDNPRRRAPRAILLALGSVGLVGALLIVTALCAVENPADPQLGMVSGGMPYVIKQVLGERLGRPLLCLLVVAITVCTLTVHAAAVRLMFAMARDNNLPFSETLAHISETSRTPTWPAVFLGACAILMLVVNVNYPQVIEVMASVAIVWANLAYLLVTAPLLSRRLRKAYRGAHPHHFSDAFSMGRWGLLVNFLAVVWGIFVIVNLSWPRSEIYGTETARRYSAPLATAAMLLAGGSYYWLVRRHKTGVLETHRAPVTLAPATMVLDPEGGERG